The Onychomys torridus chromosome 9, mOncTor1.1, whole genome shotgun sequence genomic sequence agcttgaatgtaattggcccccataagctcatgggaatggcactattaggaggtgtggctttgttggaggaagtgtgtcactgtgggggtgggctttgaggtcttctgtGCTCAAGacatgcccagtgtcacagttcacttcttgttgcctgcccatcaagatgtaggactctcagctccttttctagcaccatgtctccctgcatgctgccatgttctgccatgatgataatgaactaaaactctgaaactataagccagtgccaattaaatgttttcttttataagagttgccttggtcatggtgtctcttcagtgctgtagaaaccctaagtaagacagccACCACTTACTAAATGTCAACCATACTTTAGATATGTTATATTAGTCATTTTCACTCAAATGGCTCTTAACAGTTGCATTAATACCTAGTGTGTAAGGCaaccaagactcagaaaaacaaacaacaaacaaacaaaaaatccagctAATCTGCCCAAGGGCACACAGCTAGCTGGTGACAAAATCAAGTATCTGTTAATAAACTCTAGAAATTAtaccttttcttctcttaaaatcAGGTAATGGGGCTATTTCACTAAAATGTGAGGTTGTTGAAGTAAAGCTTCCTTGGTGGTCAAATACTGCAGGACATCAAGTGATCTACCAACCCTCCATATTTAGTATATATTATTGTAGTTCTTTTAGATTAGTGTAAATTATCTTAAAGTGGGtagaataaaggagaaagaaggaaggagctgTGGGAGAGGAAGCGGTATTTTAGACTTCCTCCCTTTTCCcccttatttccttctttttgagacaaatttcCCTTTATGGCCCAGGCTGAGCTTACACACATAGTAGTGATCTTCCTACTagattcccaagagctgggaaaACAGGCATATACTCCCGTGACCAgctgacttatttattttcttaaaacaaatctaaaaaacactaattaatttgtgtgtgtgtgtgtgtgtgtgtgtgtgtgtgtgtgtgtgtgtgtgtgttgggcaggTACATGTGTGCTCGTATGTCATAGTATGCTTGGGGAtggcagagaacaacttgtggaagttggttTTTTTCTATCCATCATATGggtctagggattgaactcagatcatcaggcttagtggcaagtacTTTTATCATCTGAGCCAAGTCACTGGCCCTCACTGTTTTCTTATATTGAGACTAAGTTCTTACTAACGACACTGCAATACAAAAATCACTTGCTTTATTGATTGACTAGCTTGGCATTTGTACATATGAAAGTAGTCACACCTTGTGGATGAATTTGTAGATGATCTGCCAggggccatgtcagaggagcagcaggtggcaattgacttCAGGTGATCAGTCCACTGGGAAGCAAAGCTCTGCTGGGTGAATCTCCATAGATAAGGCCCCAAGAGCCTTGGccccagaatgtctcttgctactgctgtgcctttacatgtttgctgctgccatttttTTCTGGTATCTGACATGGTGTCAATGGGTGTGGGGgatccccactgcctttaatgtaatgtaattatctcatggaaatatcccattctaTTGGGTATTTTATCTGTgcattattatgaagatgatttcctcatagctgtactgtttaactgaagcaatgattttatacaattgTAGTGTTAGTATAAATAGGATTTTGATGATTGAGGatctttaataaatatagtaagggattgtgatagaggttagtttagtggAATAATTAACATAGATAAAGGTAGGATAAAATATTGCTCCTGCCTTTCATAAAGCAGAGGCTGCAcaggataaaaattaaaataaggaagtgtcacacagttagaacacatgagtttctattgaggagccatattagactgtggcttaggttaatgattaagaaaaacaactgagtccTAGAAGCTAAGTTAGCTCAAGTTCTGTTAATCTGAATGTTGAGAGATGTGTTCGCTGGTTTCCATGTGCATCATAGCTAAAGCAAAGCTTTAAATATGACTTAAGTTTaggttaaaatgtttttattaatggtTTTGAggtaaaaaaaatcttgtaaaacaatttatttatttatttaggcttttttgagacagggtttctctgtgtagctttggatcctgtcttggatctccctctgtagcccaggctggccttgaactcacagagatggtaAAAGTAAGGTGTCCATTTGGTTTTAAAACAATCTACAATGAAATGATTATGATAGGAAGTTTCTTCCAATTTTAATTAAACTCAGTTTAGTTTAAACCATTATCACTTGTGCATTTGTCCCATGAAGAGCCGTAGTTGAAAACatgacagtgatgatgatgtgtgGGGTCCCTGAGCCAGTGGCTACTTGTCTCCATCCACATCCCCTCTCCCTGCTCTTAGCCTCTTCAGAGCAGACTTCACTTCCTGGTTTCTCAGGGTGTAGATGAGGGGGTTCAGTAATGGAGTCATGACAGTGTAAAATACAGCGACTGCTCCATCCAAGGGACTCTTGGAGCCTGCCCGAAGGTAGATGAAGACACAGGGGACATAGTAGACCGTGACGACAGTGAGATGGGAGCCACAGGTGGAGAAGGCACGCCGCCTGCCGTCAGCAGTGCGGATCTTCAAGATGGCATGAACTATGTTGGCATAGGAGAGCAGAATCAGCATGAAGCAACTGGCGGCCACCACCCCAATGTCCACAAAGGTCACAAGTTCATTGGCTGTTGTGTCAGCACAGGCCAGTCTCAACACTGCAGGAATGTCACAGATGAAATAATCTATCTCGTTGGGTCCACAGTAGGGCAATCGGAAGGTCAGAGTGGTTTGAATAGACCCGTGAATGGAGCCAGCTACCCAAGCTCCAGCCACTAAGATTGTGCATAACTTTCCATTCATGAGCACAGGGTAGCGAAGAGGCTGGCATATTGCCAAGTACCTGTCATAGGCCATCAAAGTGTAGAGGAAGCACTGAGTGCTGCCTAGGAAGTGGAAGAAATACAGTTGAGCTATACAGCCACCAAATGGGATGGCCTTGCTGGCAGGAGTGAAGTTTAAAATAAGTCGAGGAACAATGACTGAGGAGAGCCACATGTCCAGGAATGAGAGCACACCTAGAAGAATGTACATAGGACGGGCATGCAACTTGGGGTCAGCCCACACAGTGAGCAGAATGAGCAGGTTACCCAGCTGTGTCAGGATGTAAATAAGGAAGAAGACCAGGAAGAGGAAGGTTCTTAGATTTGGGGGGTGAGCCAAACCAAGGAGAATGAAATCTGTCACCACAGTGTCCAGcgatgtgtttctgtttctcctcaTGTCTTAGTCTGTTAAGGTGAATCATGAAGTTAGACAAGGAGAATACAATATGGGGAGGAAGTAAGACTGTGCTTTTGTTCAATGACTAGCATCTAGCAGTTAGGAGATAAACACATGTGTGTAAAATTGTTTTGAAAGGTGTATGTGAAAAGAAACAGTGCAGAGGCTGGCTGTTTTGGTCGATGTATGGAACCTCCTGCCTAGTGAGAGGCACAAGAAACAGTATTGTACATATCAAGGAACAGGAGAACCCCTGAGCCATGGGATGGACCAATGCCTCCAACCAGAAAGGATTTAATGAAGTGAGGCTATACCAAAGACAGGGCAGAAGGGAAGTAATGTCCTATGATCACGTGTACTCTCCCTCTCACTTGACCTCACTGCGGTGCTGCCCCTTCGTCTTTAGTTAAGAATCACATAGTCTCACCATAGCATGCAAATATGCAGTGTCTTCACTACCCTACCAGTCCTCACCTCATGTTGGTCGGTACACGAGACTCTGAAGGCTCTCCTGAAGTGTGCTCTGACACACCTGTGTAAACTTTGTCACTTACCTTTTCTCTTGGTAGGGCTCACTCTTCTCTTTGGCCTTGCTCACGGGGCCATTACCTTCAAGAATTCTTTTCTGATTCTTGACGACTACATATACCTTTTCAATCAATATCTTGTTCTATTACATTGTCTAATTTCTTACCAGGCTTTCTATTAGTcacctcccccccctcccctctgagacagggtttctctgtgtaacagcactgattgtcctggaactcactgtatagacctggatcgcagagatccacctgcctctgcctcctaggtgctgggattaaaggtgagtgccaccacctggcttatcaGTCACTTTCTAGTGCATTAAAAGTGATAAATAATTTGATTTCACTTGTTGGACCCTTGTACCTATTTCAGCCAAGGTCAGTCTTTTCTATTATACAATATAGGTCTAGTTTCATTATATCAAACTCCCGAGATCACTCAGTCTCTTTATCATTTCAGgatattatttagttttattgattgatttatatGTCCATTGATTTAGATGAATTTTGTACAATACAGAATCACAAAggaatttttattgtttgttgtaAAACCATT encodes the following:
- the LOC118591559 gene encoding olfactory receptor 10G2, yielding MRRNRNTSLDTVVTDFILLGLAHPPNLRTFLFLVFFLIYILTQLGNLLILLTVWADPKLHARPMYILLGVLSFLDMWLSSVIVPRLILNFTPASKAIPFGGCIAQLYFFHFLGSTQCFLYTLMAYDRYLAICQPLRYPVLMNGKLCTILVAGAWVAGSIHGSIQTTLTFRLPYCGPNEIDYFICDIPAVLRLACADTTANELVTFVDIGVVAASCFMLILLSYANIVHAILKIRTADGRRRAFSTCGSHLTVVTVYYVPCVFIYLRAGSKSPLDGAVAVFYTVMTPLLNPLIYTLRNQEVKSALKRLRAGRGDVDGDK